taaaatattttttaaccccCTCAAAATCCTTCCCATGCACGAAAAATGCAGGGAATCTCACATTGATCAAGAAAGCAGTAAACAAAATAGAAGATCATCCCGTACGAAGTGAAAGGTCAGaaaataagcaaataaaatCCCACAAAAACAAGATCCTTGATACCATGAAGATACTTCGAATTTCTAAATAGCAGTGACACAGGGATTCCATGGATACGAATAAGTTCATAGTTAATTAAACAAATCCCACAACGAGGAAGAAGATAAGAGCACATGATTTGGCACTGGAGAGTGATGGCACCAGATCTCCCATGGTGATTTGGTGGGTTCGTGCCCCCACCTCCCTTCTTCTGGGTTTTATCTGCTAGCCATTTTGTGGATCTTAATGCTAGTTAGAACTGTACATGCTCTGGTTCTTTggaacttcaaataaaaaaaaatgttgcagcTGTCTACCAAGAATATTGCGATAATTTCTTTTCACTCAAGAAATAATGTGATGTTGTTTTTTCCTGGTTATTGTTTTCATCATGATTTCATCCAATTATCCCATGTTATCAGGATTAGATTTTCATGTTTCTTGGAAGAAATCTCATGAGTaatatctaaaagaaaaatgtgATTTGAATTCGAAATTGATTTAGGTTTTAATTAGTTCGTTGCCATGGTGATTCTTAGCATCAAATCACTTTATTAATTGAACAATTATCGCAATTTTCATTaactattttatcaattaaattaattgacaccgatttttaatgtaatttgcgTGTTAATTAGTTAAACTAGAATAAATGGGGAAAAAACgtgtaagaaagaaagatgaaaatcaataataataaaatcaataatattggGCATCAttttgagacaaaaaaaaatcaataataataaaaataaaatagacatgtctgattgtatttttttattattttaaaattgtattagagataaatttatttatattctcatcttcatttctttgaaaaaatacaatcaaatatatatatgtgtgtcttttatctctattttttttgttataaaattttatattgtcgtttctattttttaataaaacacaaccaaatattttatatttattttttatttgggttatgAAACACTAGCCAAagcataatattttatatctctAAAGATGATTAGCTTTGGTGATGGTATCTAATTAGCATGTtttcttgtatttctttttaagtttGCCCATAATTAGGTGGCCCTTCGCTGTCGATCTCTGCTTTGGTGGATTTCCATATTTTATCAGCAAAAAAgtttggtataaaaaaaatatgttatctgATAGAAATACAAACACAACCTTAACAGATACGAAACAAGATAACAATCAGCCCATTATTCAGTGATCTCCTCGAAAGCAACCAAGATCTTACGACGGCCCTGAGTAGCAAATCTGCGGTGGAATAATGAAAATATTCATGATGATTTTGACCTAAAACCTGGTATTCTAAATTCGGTGGACGGTCCAACAGGTTGCATGGTTAGAAGTCTCATCTCATGCTGGGTTGTAATTGGATATCATAAGCACCAccaattaaaatcatattatattccttgagattttattttttttggatctatagttaggtCGAGATTTGCTTAGGCTTGATATAGAAGTTTTCATGTCTTCCTTggaaatatatagtttttaatgaaTAATGCTAATTTCATGAACCACTCAAAGAAAATTTATGCAGTCCATTCATTGAATAAAACTTATTAGGTAAAATTAGAGTCacttttttgaattaataacattgatatactttttttaattttttctagtgTGGAACTCAGACCAACTCCTTTTAAGGAATTATCTGGCTttgcagtttttttaaaagatttatatttttagttttaaaataataattttttagtatttttttatcattttgatatatcattattaaaaatataaaaaaattattttaatatatttttttttaaaaaataatatttaccatTATCTCAATCATATTCTAGATGTAAAACAGGTATGTCAAAGTTATTGTACTGAATTGACTGCTTTTAATTCATTTCccttcattttgtttctttcaaacTTCAAGTGCTCCTTACTTATCAATGTTTTATCTTTTACTTGTATAACCAATGTTTTTTACAATCAGATATTTTTTAGGAtagtcaaaaaataataaaattaatatgttaaatcCATGATATGTatagtatttataaaaaattttagctCAGCCTATATATTCAActcatttcaagtttaaaaaataaataaatccagtttatattttataaaatatcaaaatttatattatatataattacggGTCAATCAAAACCCCCCACCTATTATATCCATGAAGACATGCTTATCCATGGTCAAATCCACGACTAATTAATTTGTACACCAAACAACACACAACAAGACAAGATACAATGtcccaacaacaaaaaaaaacctaaaaattaattaattcccaTGGATCAGAATaaaatgtgaagtttcaattgccaaattcaatttttattttattttttacctagTAATCCTCACATGTTATTGTTAATAGAATCAATTCAGACGATCCTATCCACAAAGAAATCTAAGTTTTGAGGTTGCCCTCTTTGAAAAAATGGCAAATTAGGGTCGAATGCTGCtattggctaaaaaaaaaatatttcattgctGTAGCACGTCATGCACGTCCATGGCACCCTCAAACCGTACCTTAGCTTGTGATTGAAAAGGTCAAGTAGGGGGGCCCTCCTAATCACAATTATTAAACCTTATTCAAGCTGCCACTCGTTGTGAGTGCTGTGTTATGACTCGAATAGGTTAACCGACATAActtgatagattaaaaaaaaaaaattaaagaacaaaaagaagttattttttaaaaaacaaatcaatggaTTTTAAGTGTGTCATGAGTTGTTTGACTGAAAAAAATGtagtgaaatttaatttaatttattaaacttgacCTGGGTTAGAAAATAGATCAACGAGTTGGCCTGGTTAACTCGTTATGTCACGTTGAGTTGCTTGAATAGTTATCTTAAAAGCTCAATCGAAAGggtcaaaatttgaaaaattattataatgagTATGGttcaattattaaaatagaaaaatgaacCACATAACACCGTCTTTGCTTGTTGTCTAATTCAAAATTCAACCTAGAAGATCCTTAAGATTCTCGAGGAAATCTGCCGGATCTTGCTTTCCAAACTGTCCAGATTTTCTACAGGATTTTCACCTCCCATGGCTTCCCATTTAAAAGTCCTCCACCTTCCCTCCCTTCTCTTCATCCCCTTGTGGCTGCTTTCTTGGTTTCAGtattctttcttcttgtttcttttcttggcCTGACGCATCACTAGCGGAACTGTGATGGCTGCTTTGGCTACTCTGGCTACCGAGACTCAGTTTCATGTTCTGGCTGTTGATGATAGCCTTATTGACAGAAAGTTGATTGAAAGGCTCCTCAAAACCTCTTCTTATCAGGGTATATTGATGTCAAAACCTAAAGGGATTTAATGGattgtatattattttgaactttAGTTCTTGATTGCTGACATCTTTTTGGTTCTGGCTCGTTTTTACAGTCACAGCAGTGGATTCAGGAAGCAAGGCCTTGGAGTTTTTGGGTTTGAACGGGGATGATGAGCAGAGAGATTCAAACCCTTCCTCTGTTTCCCCCgaccatcatcatcaacacatTGAAATTAACATGATCATTACAGATTACTGTATGCCAGGAATGACAGGCTACGATCTCCTAAAAAAGATCAAGGTAGTCAATTCTGATTGTTCTTCAAGATATCTATCTGTTTTTGTCCATTTGATCACCGTTTTTGAGCAAGAATCTGACTGCGTAGTTGCATTTTTCCCAGGAATCCAAGTATTTCAAGGATATCCCAGTTGTGATCATGTCCTCGGAGAATGTCCCCTCAAGAATCAATAGGTGAGAATGTCCTCAATTAAGACTGTTTAAAACTTtgtatacttaattaaatcctaatCTGACCTGGGTTATTAATGATCTGTGTTGATCAGATGCTTGGAAGAAGGAGCAGAAGAGTTCTTCTTGAAGCCAGTTCAATTGTCCGATGTCAACAAACTTAGACCCCATCTAATGAAGGGAAGATGCAAGGAAGAAGATCAACCTAACAACAAAAGGAAAGGCATGGAAGAAATTGTCAACTCTCCTGGAAGAACAAGATCAAGATACAACGAGGGCTTGGAAGTGGTCTTATCCCAATAGATTTCCCATcttaattttaccttttttcAATAGATTTGACACCACAGGCCCCAAGAAAATTTAGATTCACTGAGAAAGATGGGAATCAAGCTATCAATTTTCCTCATGTTTAGGATTTATCCGTTATTAGTTCAATTGTAAATTACCACAGgaaatattcatttttgttCTGTTAAATCTAATCAACAATCATGgagctcctctctctctctctctctctctctctctctctcgctgtccatttttttttttaaaaaaataaaaattcatactaGTCAAGTCTATATTCTTTCATTGAATCAATAGGGGTACGCATGCACGTTTTTGTGGAAGAAATCATTAATATTGTTTTGCCAATTTCCAAGTTCAATGATACATGTTTCCTAAGAGCAGGGTTCAATTCACGTCcaacaacttttatttattttatatgagaaaaaatccatttaaaatAAGACAAGATGATACTTCATTGACTTTTTCCCCCTTCAAATTTCTTTATCCAACTTTTAATAAAGAAGATTGTGTACATTTTGAATGAGATAAGttgtttcaaatttaaattggtAACTGAGGTTTTGTGGAAtcatagttaaaaataaaaatacttttctaatTAAAggggttttataaaaaataaaatttatttcatatcttgtaaataaaattttcattaatgtaTACTATATGCAAAAATAGAGGTATTCAATATCAATTTTGTTCCTGTTTGACTTTCcaatccaattataattttgaaaatgttttatttttttaattttaaattaaatttttagtttttaaaattattttaatgagttaatattataaataaattttaaaaaaataaaaaaaaatattattttaatatatttttaataaaaaatattattttatcgtattttcaaataaaattagttcAACTGAGTTGTGATTTTATATCACCAAAACATTAGGCAGCCGGGTTGTAGATTTTAGGCTTATTAATGACCTGAAACAACTTTAGCTGACTGATAGTTTTAGGTTAGAGTCTAGCCATGagatattactttttattttctcttcattAGCAAAAATTTATTATGTGTCGCATTTTGTATATTTGTAATgatgttattataattattaaatttgctCAATTTATAATCTTGTTTAGATCGTGTGTgtgtacatatatatatgtatatatatataataaaaaagaatcaatattatataattaggaTAAAAGCTATAATTAATCCACAACTCAGTTTAGCAATAAAAACAAGGGACAGGCCTagcttgcaaaaaaaaaaaaaaaaatattataatattctcatattaAACCAGCAAGATTTAAATCTAGAGTtaaaaactagtaaaatttaaattttatctaattctTAACTCTATTGCAGTTCAGATGATCTGATCCAAATCtattaactttataaaatatatttttaaaaataataatatcttaaatttttttataaaaaatattattaaattgccCAACTTGTGACCCCACTTGCACCA
This region of Populus alba chromosome 3, ASM523922v2, whole genome shotgun sequence genomic DNA includes:
- the LOC118054248 gene encoding two-component response regulator ORR9; protein product: MAALATLATETQFHVLAVDDSLIDRKLIERLLKTSSYQVTAVDSGSKALEFLGLNGDDEQRDSNPSSVSPDHHHQHIEINMIITDYCMPGMTGYDLLKKIKESKYFKDIPVVIMSSENVPSRINRCLEEGAEEFFLKPVQLSDVNKLRPHLMKGRCKEEDQPNNKRKGMEEIVNSPGRTRSRYNEGLEVVLSQ